In one window of Candidatus Sulfuricurvum sp. RIFRC-1 DNA:
- a CDS encoding YbhB/YbcL family Raf kinase inhibitor-like protein — translation MRLLSIISALLIAGGSSLFADNFTLKSENLLGQLTKTQEFSGFECDGKNISPELHWSDAPKGTKSFAVTVYDPDAPTGSGWWHWVVFNIPSSVTSIPENFGDTTKKQPISAIQSITDFGKAGFGGACPPKGDKPHRYMFTVHALDVDHLDLDDKASAALVGYMLGMHTIAKSTLISYYGR, via the coding sequence ATGCGCCTATTATCAATCATTTCGGCTCTTTTAATCGCGGGGGGTTCTTCGCTCTTTGCCGATAACTTCACCTTAAAAAGTGAAAACTTACTGGGGCAGCTCACCAAAACTCAGGAGTTTTCTGGATTTGAATGCGATGGGAAAAATATCTCACCCGAACTGCACTGGAGCGATGCCCCGAAGGGAACAAAGAGTTTTGCGGTAACGGTCTATGACCCCGATGCGCCGACGGGAAGCGGCTGGTGGCATTGGGTTGTATTTAATATCCCATCATCCGTGACATCGATTCCTGAAAACTTTGGTGATACTACGAAAAAGCAACCGATTAGTGCAATCCAAAGCATCACCGATTTCGGCAAAGCGGGATTCGGAGGAGCCTGCCCGCCAAAAGGGGACAAACCTCATCGCTATATGTTCACCGTTCATGCTCTCGATGTAGACCATCTCGATTTAGATGATAAAGCTTCTGCCGCATTGGTGGGATATATGCTCGGAATGCACACGATCGCCAAATCGACTCTGATATCGTATTACGGGAGATAA
- a CDS encoding arylamine N-acetyltransferase: MTASNFSLSDYLRRINYNGQTRPDLSTLTALMSAQLQSVPFENTEVQAGRIPSLIPEEITTKIIMNGRGGYCYEVNGLFAMALNAIGFEYYFAGARPMFYPSRRPKTHLVVIVTIEGENYLCDTGFGGYGLREPIKVADGEIVEQNGDRFRLELIQGEYVLSSWVNGEWAPQYGFALVPQEWIEFSLANYFNATHPDTIFTQKKLAVMQTPNGRKILVDDTLKVIENGVIKEESIEYSQALSEYYNLSV; encoded by the coding sequence ATGACCGCATCCAACTTCTCCCTCTCCGACTATCTCCGCCGTATCAACTACAACGGTCAAACACGCCCTGATCTATCAACCCTCACGGCACTGATGTCTGCTCAGCTCCAATCGGTTCCGTTTGAGAATACCGAAGTCCAAGCAGGTCGTATCCCCTCTCTCATCCCTGAAGAAATCACTACAAAAATTATCATGAATGGACGCGGGGGCTATTGCTACGAAGTCAACGGTTTGTTTGCTATGGCGCTCAATGCCATCGGATTTGAGTACTATTTTGCAGGGGCACGTCCCATGTTCTACCCCTCGCGCCGTCCCAAAACTCATCTCGTCGTCATCGTCACCATCGAGGGAGAAAATTACCTCTGCGACACAGGATTCGGAGGGTATGGTCTGCGTGAGCCGATCAAAGTAGCCGATGGAGAAATCGTAGAACAAAACGGTGATCGATTTCGTCTGGAGTTGATTCAGGGTGAATACGTACTGAGTTCGTGGGTTAATGGTGAATGGGCACCGCAATACGGCTTTGCCCTTGTCCCTCAGGAGTGGATCGAATTTAGCCTCGCCAACTATTTTAACGCAACACATCCCGATACCATTTTTACCCAAAAGAAGCTCGCGGTGATGCAAACACCAAACGGGCGGAAAATATTGGTGGATGATACGTTAAAAGTGATTGAAAACGGGGTAATTAAAGAAGAGAGTATCGAGTATTCACAAGCGCTGAGTGAATACTATAATCTTAGCGTGTGA
- a CDS encoding 4Fe-4S dicluster domain-containing protein, with protein MSVIIDDTCITCDACLQQCPVNAIVDDMNNPTGNKRYYVAPEKCIECVGVYDDPQCAAICPSIGCITWDMPFTKEFDAHFLNGEIYKLAEKNGVPKSPSFREKKYRKDIPNEMRGVGHIVQEGPEDLEEVG; from the coding sequence ATGTCTGTAATTATCGATGATACCTGCATCACGTGTGATGCGTGTTTGCAACAATGTCCGGTCAATGCGATCGTAGATGATATGAACAATCCGACAGGGAACAAACGTTATTACGTGGCTCCTGAGAAGTGTATCGAGTGTGTCGGTGTGTATGATGATCCGCAATGTGCGGCGATTTGCCCTAGTATCGGATGTATCACGTGGGATATGCCCTTTACCAAAGAGTTTGATGCGCATTTCCTAAATGGAGAAATCTACAAACTCGCAGAGAAAAACGGTGTCCCTAAATCTCCGTCATTCCGAGAGAAAAAATACCGTAAAGATATCCCAAATGAGATGCGCGGTGTCGGGCATATCGTTCAAGAAGGTCCGGAAGATCTCGAAGAAGTAGGGTGA
- a CDS encoding NifB/NifX family molybdenum-iron cluster-binding protein, with protein MLIAFASSDGVTVNQHFGWSKSFELYRITEDNAEFIKTLDSSQDAIEDEHEKLAYKISTVKEADIMYCSQIGPTASKMVLASKIYPMRSGENDRIDETIVKLQELLLGNPPPWLQRIVHTTKDKEIKCL; from the coding sequence ATGCTTATCGCGTTTGCTTCATCGGATGGTGTAACGGTCAATCAGCACTTTGGCTGGTCGAAGAGTTTTGAGCTTTATCGTATCACTGAGGATAACGCAGAGTTTATTAAAACGCTAGACAGTTCCCAAGACGCGATCGAAGACGAACACGAAAAGCTCGCCTATAAAATCAGTACGGTCAAAGAAGCAGACATTATGTACTGCTCTCAAATCGGCCCTACCGCCTCAAAAATGGTATTGGCTTCCAAAATATATCCGATGCGCTCCGGAGAGAACGATCGAATCGATGAGACGATTGTAAAGCTTCAAGAGCTGTTATTAGGCAATCCGCCGCCGTGGTTACAAAGAATAGTACACACCACAAAAGACAAGGAGATAAAATGTCTGTAA
- a CDS encoding 4Fe-4S dicluster domain-containing protein, translating into MAVMITDSCINCDACIDECPVSAIASEGDSPREDWEFTYVKPEKCIECVGHASTPACAAACPTEGCIVWDMPYTEDYNDYYVNSSEYVISTSKKRGLLSPEVSPQTFRDDITIAAREAREAVAV; encoded by the coding sequence ATGGCTGTAATGATTACTGATTCTTGTATTAACTGTGATGCCTGTATCGATGAGTGCCCTGTAAGTGCAATCGCAAGTGAGGGAGATTCTCCGCGTGAGGATTGGGAATTTACTTATGTAAAACCGGAAAAATGTATCGAGTGTGTCGGTCATGCTTCAACACCTGCTTGTGCAGCGGCCTGTCCAACAGAGGGATGTATCGTTTGGGATATGCCATATACGGAAGATTACAATGATTATTATGTCAACAGTTCTGAGTATGTGATCAGCACCAGCAAAAAGCGTGGTCTTCTCTCACCGGAAGTTTCTCCGCAAACCTTCCGTGATGACATCACTATTGCAGCTCGCGAAGCGCGTGAAGCGGTAGCGGTTTAA
- a CDS encoding S41 family peptidase — protein sequence MKYIIGLLLLFSISLFASDQNASRPIQKSNSYLLEMTRLIDKYYIEENDSKVITSQINKKMYNWYTTHCDHNKSDTIDNWHLKWNSIEQSCPDMNKNIQNSISNSILKEYDAAIVDITPYKTNQKHGGTGLILRRINGEIIVLGTLEQTSARTLKIPYGTIIKFINGKSTDDMCIEDAWDALKGDIGSKMTIITDKNISYTLTIELPTAPTVSHTIIKDNIVIIKILSFDNDAPKNITKILQQLPPDMNIVLDLRNNTGGLVTSVSGTVSLFVKPFTTLFKNKSRHKDMNDDYITYNKTEYIPKSVVILINQATSAGALLATKILQKENATIVGDSQETVSSIKVIMPINEVYSFKMPVAKFYLPDGTVASGTTVKSDISLDINSLDDETLYEKIATIIKNR from the coding sequence ATGAAATACATTATCGGGCTACTACTTCTTTTTTCGATTTCACTATTTGCTTCCGATCAAAACGCTTCGCGTCCGATCCAAAAATCAAATTCGTATTTATTGGAAATGACACGACTGATTGATAAATATTATATCGAGGAAAACGATAGCAAAGTCATAACTTCTCAAATCAACAAAAAAATGTACAATTGGTATACAACCCACTGTGACCACAATAAAAGCGATACCATAGATAATTGGCATCTAAAATGGAACAGTATAGAGCAATCTTGTCCTGATATGAATAAAAATATCCAAAATTCAATCTCCAATTCAATCTTAAAAGAATACGATGCAGCTATTGTTGACATTACCCCATACAAGACAAATCAAAAGCATGGTGGAACGGGACTCATACTAAGACGTATAAACGGTGAAATCATAGTCTTAGGTACATTAGAACAAACATCCGCTAGAACATTGAAAATCCCCTATGGAACCATCATCAAATTCATCAATGGTAAATCTACAGACGACATGTGCATCGAAGACGCTTGGGATGCGTTAAAAGGGGATATAGGTTCCAAAATGACCATCATAACCGATAAAAATATTTCTTATACATTAACCATAGAACTACCTACTGCTCCTACAGTTTCTCATACCATCATAAAAGATAATATCGTTATCATTAAAATTCTAAGCTTTGATAACGATGCCCCTAAAAATATTACAAAAATTCTGCAACAGCTCCCTCCCGATATGAACATAGTATTGGATTTACGAAATAATACAGGTGGATTAGTAACGAGTGTATCTGGTACTGTAAGTCTTTTCGTTAAACCGTTCACAACACTTTTCAAGAATAAATCACGTCATAAAGATATGAATGACGATTATATAACATACAACAAGACTGAATATATTCCAAAGTCTGTAGTCATCCTTATCAATCAAGCGACAAGTGCTGGAGCATTGCTTGCTACCAAAATTCTACAAAAAGAGAATGCAACTATTGTGGGTGATTCGCAAGAAACCGTCAGTTCAATTAAAGTAATTATGCCGATAAACGAAGTATATTCATTTAAAATGCCAGTCGCTAAATTTTATTTACCCGATGGCACTGTCGCTTCGGGCACAACCGTAAAATCTGATATTTCGCTCGATATCAATTCTTTGGATGATGAAACACTTTATGAAAAAATTGCAACCATAATCAAAAATCGCTAA
- a CDS encoding TOBE domain-containing protein, with translation MNSFSATVEEIKSDEFFSCITVRTKETVLKLLKTEAPKWLRIGEEVECRIQEAAIAICKGTKEGSVSIENHLSGELQHFRKGIVLSEVSVDTPCGKLNSLITTDAFERMELCEGCSVTLLLKAVDIKLMPVLDSTSFEQCASKLANR, from the coding sequence ATGAACTCATTTTCTGCAACGGTTGAAGAGATTAAAAGTGATGAGTTTTTTAGCTGTATCACCGTTCGGACAAAAGAGACGGTATTAAAGCTTTTAAAAACTGAAGCTCCGAAATGGCTCCGAATCGGCGAAGAGGTCGAGTGTCGTATCCAAGAGGCGGCGATTGCGATTTGTAAGGGAACCAAAGAGGGGAGTGTTTCGATCGAAAACCATCTCTCCGGTGAATTGCAACATTTTCGTAAAGGTATTGTTCTGAGCGAAGTGAGTGTGGATACTCCGTGCGGAAAACTCAACTCTCTGATTACTACCGATGCGTTCGAGCGGATGGAGTTATGCGAGGGGTGTTCCGTCACATTGTTACTCAAAGCCGTCGATATCAAACTGATGCCGGTTTTGGATTCCACTTCTTTTGAACAATGTGCTTCGAAGTTAGCAAATCGGTAA
- a CDS encoding NifU family protein produces MEDLRTHYHYFSNEEGDGYEIYSCDFPELKGYGDTYDEAMSDLRRNLKHREEKSMEAQPLMETAIAAYDKKDYMVAKSIWEPLSATNTDAMVNLGTMYVKGFGVERNISIAFTLFERAAAYGHETASFYMGGMYENGIGVTADKAEAIRYYTIAAEANMPTAQLKLGILLRDEDVLNSMSWMIRAAHSGEAQAHALLTYVSNMSEATDINVAFRMMDESSQRAKVEMVIAENLAPTLASDGGGVELVNYIGGDTPEIWLRYLGACSGCHLGPTSTAGMILEQFEKVIDKKIVIYLW; encoded by the coding sequence ATGGAAGACCTTCGAACTCATTATCATTATTTTAGTAATGAAGAGGGAGACGGTTATGAAATATACAGCTGTGATTTTCCAGAGCTCAAAGGGTATGGCGATACCTATGATGAGGCAATGAGTGATTTACGCAGAAATTTAAAACATCGTGAGGAGAAGAGCATGGAAGCACAACCATTAATGGAGACAGCAATCGCAGCATATGATAAAAAAGATTATATGGTGGCTAAATCGATTTGGGAACCACTTAGTGCTACGAATACGGATGCAATGGTAAATCTGGGAACCATGTATGTTAAAGGGTTTGGGGTAGAGAGAAATATTTCTATAGCCTTTACACTGTTTGAACGTGCAGCAGCATACGGGCATGAGACTGCTTCTTTTTATATGGGTGGAATGTATGAAAATGGGATTGGTGTCACTGCGGATAAAGCAGAAGCTATTCGTTACTACACAATTGCAGCAGAAGCCAACATGCCAACCGCTCAGCTTAAACTCGGGATTTTGCTCCGTGATGAAGATGTTTTAAATTCGATGAGTTGGATGATTCGTGCCGCTCATAGCGGAGAAGCACAAGCCCATGCACTTCTTACGTATGTCAGTAATATGTCAGAAGCGACCGACATAAATGTCGCATTTCGGATGATGGATGAATCCTCACAGCGCGCCAAAGTCGAAATGGTGATCGCTGAAAACCTCGCCCCTACGTTGGCGAGTGACGGTGGTGGAGTGGAACTGGTCAATTATATCGGCGGAGATACTCCTGAAATTTGGCTGCGCTATTTGGGAGCCTGTTCGGGATGCCATCTCGGGCCTACCTCGACGGCGGGGATGATTTTAGAGCAGTTTGAAAAAGTTATTGATAAAAAGATTGTTATTTATCTCTGGTAA
- a CDS encoding NifB/NifX family molybdenum-iron cluster-binding protein, producing MLAIPVESDSPGTMSTKLFGNAKFFALVDPLTKQSTIISNEGCGNGIQTANYLLENGATSAVYGFLGDGPFHVMVRGGMSVYWLGSETMPLNEAIDVIFTQSLIQVTPENASDYLDPGTAAGACECGCTHE from the coding sequence ATGTTAGCAATCCCTGTAGAATCTGATTCACCGGGTACGATGAGCACAAAACTGTTTGGCAATGCCAAATTTTTTGCGTTGGTCGATCCGCTCACAAAACAAAGCACTATCATCTCGAATGAAGGGTGTGGCAACGGTATACAAACGGCTAATTATCTTTTGGAAAATGGGGCAACCTCTGCCGTTTACGGCTTTTTGGGAGATGGACCGTTTCACGTTATGGTACGCGGAGGGATGAGCGTTTATTGGCTAGGTTCTGAGACGATGCCGCTCAACGAAGCAATCGATGTAATATTCACCCAAAGCCTCATCCAAGTCACCCCTGAAAATGCATCGGATTATCTCGATCCTGGTACTGCTGCGGGTGCATGCGAATGCGGGTGTACACATGAGTGA